The DNA window CTGACAGCAAAAGAAGTAATCAGCTAACAACTACCCTGAACACTTTAAAACCGATTAATCTTTGAGATGCGTTAAGTATACCTTAACGCACCATTTTGCTCTAAATGATCTCTTTCTTTACCTTTCATATCAAATCCGAATCGAATACCCCCTTTTACCATACACCCTGGAAGCCTGTGGCTATACAAACCAAACCCACCTATGCGGGCTATACAAAAAAAGGGATTGAAAAACTGGATTTGGTATATACATAAAATCTACGAGTAATTATAAATCTGGCATAGAAAATACCCACCGCTAAATTTTGTAAACAATTTTGAGTATGAAGTAAAATTCCTGGTTTGTAATTGGGAATCCTTATTTTGTAACTAATTTCAGGGTACGAGGAAATATCAGCAATGCCAGCAGTAGAATCAAAGGCAGCGACTGAAAAATCTGTTCATCTTCAAGACAGTGACACTCAACAGCCCAGTAATAGCGCTGCGGCAATGGTGCAATTGCGTTCTGTTACCAAAACATATTCCCAGGGAAATAGTGTCCTCTTAAATGTGAATTTGTACCTCAAATCGGGAGAATTTTTGTTTATTACAGGGGCAAGTGGTTCTGGTAAATCTACGCTCTTGAAACTGCTCTACGGACAGGAGATACCAACACAAGGAGAAGTAATAGTTGATCAATGTAATACCAAGGTTTTGCGAGGCGATCGCTTATCATTATTGCGACGACGCATCGGCATTGTCTTTCAAGATTACAAATTAATTCCTCAGAGGACAGTCGCAGAAAATGTAATTGTCGTATTGCAAGCACAAGGATACACTCGCAAAGAAATTCAACGGCGTTTAGAACCAACTTTGAAGTTAGTAGGTTTGCTGAATAAAGCTAATTGCTTCCCCGATCAACTTTCTGGAGGAGAACAACAGCGAGTAGGCATAGCAAGAGCGATCATTGGGACACCACCACTGATTTTAGCTGATGAACCAACAGGGAATCTCGATCCTGATAATTCCTGGCAAGTGATGCAAATTTTCCAAAAGTTGAACGCCTTCGGAGCAACTGTAATTGTTACAACTCACGATGAACACTTAGTGCGGCGTTGCAATCATCATGTCATACAAGTCCGAAATGGACAGTTACATCAGATATAGTCAAGAGTAATTAGTCATTGTATCGATAGGGGCGGGTTTGATTGATGATCTTTGGGTTGAAACAGACAATTTATCTTTTAAACCCATCCGTACAGTAGTTAGTATAGACGCGATTAATCGCGTCTATACAATTGTTCTCACACTTAACAACTAACGCGACTCTTACTTTTAGTTTTGGTTGGTATTTTAATTGCAGTTGCAGCTGGTGAAAGGATTTGTAGTTGTTCTAAAGCTTGCAAACTCTGAAAAACTGCCTCTCTAATTGCTGGTTCTTCTTCCTGACGCAGAAGAAGTTGTAAGCATTCGGCAATGTTTTGCTGTTCACAGAAGTCAACGCGTTTACGAGTGGACAATTTAGTAATCTGACGTACTGCCACTAGACGCTTGAGCGGATCTTTTTCTGTTAAGTTTTCTACTAACCGATCTAATTGATTTTCCTCTTGAAAACCATAGAAGTTAACTATCTGCCACACCACCAAAATTAGAGTGAATAGTGTCCCTAAACCTTGCACAATCAAACCAGTAGCAATCCAAGGACTGTTGGCATCAAACCAGATGGCAGTTGCCATGTACGTGCTAATGCAAGCCATTCCACCACAGGAGACTGCGATCGCTAACCTATGACTGGGACTATTTAAAAATTTCCGAATCTCAGACCAGCGCAACTGCCAGTTCCAACCCTGGATCGAATAAGTTAATATCATTATCCCAATACCTACACTGCTAGCTAATAGCAGCTTCCAATTCCACAACAGCATAGCGATCGCTATTGTCAGGAATCCAAGCACGCCTCCTGGTCCTTGAAAGCGTTTTAGAGCTATATTTTTTGTGGCTCTTAACTTGAAC is part of the Chlorogloeopsis sp. ULAP01 genome and encodes:
- the ftsE gene encoding cell division ATP-binding protein FtsE, which gives rise to MPAVESKAATEKSVHLQDSDTQQPSNSAAAMVQLRSVTKTYSQGNSVLLNVNLYLKSGEFLFITGASGSGKSTLLKLLYGQEIPTQGEVIVDQCNTKVLRGDRLSLLRRRIGIVFQDYKLIPQRTVAENVIVVLQAQGYTRKEIQRRLEPTLKLVGLLNKANCFPDQLSGGEQQRVGIARAIIGTPPLILADEPTGNLDPDNSWQVMQIFQKLNAFGATVIVTTHDEHLVRRCNHHVIQVRNGQLHQI
- a CDS encoding armadillo-type fold-containing protein — encoded protein: MAQASSSWQQVIDQIFNGKLPEFKLRATKNIALKRFQGPGGVLGFLTIAIAMLLWNWKLLLASSVGIGIMILTYSIQGWNWQLRWSEIRKFLNSPSHRLAIAVSCGGMACISTYMATAIWFDANSPWIATGLIVQGLGTLFTLILVVWQIVNFYGFQEENQLDRLVENLTEKDPLKRLVAVRQITKLSTRKRVDFCEQQNIAECLQLLLRQEEEPAIREAVFQSLQALEQLQILSPAATAIKIPTKTKSKSRVSC